In Candidatus Saccharibacteria bacterium oral taxon 488, a single window of DNA contains:
- a CDS encoding Hsp20/alpha crystallin family protein, giving the protein MARRNDDLLIEDELTAAFLNDDLANDAPQPAAPAAAPATAAPTPEDDWEDEADDLMGQLAVDVFESETELIIKARTAGVDRNDLDVSISDGILTISGTLSSGDETDVKNWHIQECYWGEFSRTLALPVAVNEEGVKAELKDGVLTITFEKIKQERAKKIQVL; this is encoded by the coding sequence ATGGCACGCAGAAACGACGATTTGTTAATCGAAGATGAGCTAACCGCAGCTTTCTTGAATGATGATCTGGCTAATGACGCGCCGCAACCAGCCGCACCCGCAGCAGCACCGGCTACCGCAGCGCCCACTCCTGAGGATGACTGGGAGGATGAGGCCGATGATTTGATGGGGCAGCTAGCGGTCGATGTATTTGAATCAGAAACCGAACTTATTATCAAAGCCCGAACCGCTGGTGTTGATCGTAACGACCTAGACGTTAGCATCTCCGACGGCATCCTCACGATCAGCGGCACCCTATCAAGCGGTGACGAGACCGACGTCAAGAACTGGCACATCCAAGAATGCTACTGGGGTGAGTTTAGCCGCACCCTGGCGCTACCCGTCGCGGTCAACGAAGAAGGCGTCAAGGCCGAACTCAAAGACGGCGTGCTCACCATCACTTTCGAGAAAATTAAACAAGAACGTGCCAAGAAGATCCAGGTCTTGTAG
- a CDS encoding 23S rRNA (pseudouridine(1915)-N(3))-methyltransferase RlmH, with protein MKITILTIGKRHEPWVEPGIKRFLERLRAPFVAEMIIIPHSGQIGDRARQDESERLMSRLKPHDFIILLDERGRNLSSPELSRLILDHTDQHIVIIIGGAYGVTETLHRRADIVWSLSRLVFPHQLVRLMLAEQLYRAQEIARGGSYHHD; from the coding sequence ATGAAAATTACTATTCTCACCATCGGCAAGCGGCACGAGCCCTGGGTGGAACCAGGCATTAAGCGCTTTTTAGAGCGCCTCAGAGCGCCATTTGTCGCAGAAATGATCATCATCCCACATTCCGGCCAAATCGGCGACAGAGCGCGCCAGGATGAGTCAGAGCGCCTGATGTCTCGCCTCAAGCCGCACGATTTCATCATCCTTCTCGACGAGCGCGGCCGCAACCTGAGCTCGCCAGAACTATCGCGGCTCATTCTTGATCACACCGATCAGCACATCGTCATTATCATTGGCGGGGCCTATGGCGTTACCGAGACGCTTCACCGGCGAGCCGACATCGTTTGGTCGCTATCACGCCTGGTGTTTCCACACCAGTTGGTACGGCTCATGCTCGCCGAGCAGCTGTACCGCGCCCAAGAGATCGCTCGGGGCGGTTCGTATCATCACGACTAG
- a CDS encoding ComF family protein yields MPIDTLLSYIAPHYCYGCDATGSLLCRLCLAAEKRSRYQVCVICGQPCANGNACRRHALPYEALDCVLWRRGAVARLIDDYKFHRVRAASGVLARILDELLPEYDASTVVVSVPTAPANIRKRGYDHMLLVARQFARRRGLRVERPLVRQTNVTQHYARSAAERRKQAQQFFRMRSARADVPYLILDDIFTTGSTITAAAQTLRAAGARDIRVGIIARQGNNKKATVKTPPHPSRDDTNRPERSLGRGTAARRA; encoded by the coding sequence ATGCCTATTGATACGTTATTATCATATATCGCGCCGCATTATTGTTATGGTTGCGATGCAACTGGCTCGCTTTTGTGTCGGTTGTGTCTTGCGGCAGAAAAGCGGAGCCGCTATCAGGTCTGTGTGATTTGTGGACAGCCGTGCGCTAATGGCAATGCCTGTCGGCGACATGCCCTGCCCTACGAAGCGCTCGACTGTGTGTTGTGGCGGCGAGGTGCGGTGGCGCGGTTGATTGATGATTATAAGTTCCATCGCGTGCGTGCCGCCAGTGGGGTGTTGGCTAGGATCCTAGACGAATTGCTCCCAGAATACGACGCCTCGACGGTGGTTGTATCGGTGCCGACAGCTCCTGCCAATATTCGTAAGCGCGGCTATGATCATATGTTGCTGGTTGCTCGGCAATTTGCCCGGCGGCGGGGACTGAGGGTCGAGCGACCCTTGGTCAGACAGACGAATGTGACGCAGCATTATGCTCGCTCGGCGGCTGAGCGTCGAAAGCAGGCGCAGCAGTTTTTCCGCATGCGCAGTGCTCGGGCCGATGTTCCCTATCTGATTTTGGATGATATTTTCACCACTGGCTCAACGATTACAGCGGCAGCCCAAACGCTACGAGCGGCTGGTGCGCGGGACATTCGCGTGGGGATTATTGCTCGCCAGGGGAACAATAAAAAGGCTACTGTAAAAACGCCGCCACATCCTAGTCGTGATGATACGAACCGCCCCGAGCGATCTCTTGGGCGCGGTACAGCTGCTCGGCGAGCATGA